One window from the genome of Synechococcus sp. PROS-7-1 encodes:
- a CDS encoding Ycf34 family protein, whose amino-acid sequence MCICVDCRWVDRCQAYHAVERQHGAVHLCEAPQMKPVEPRIHISVHDLPHGQVGVEWDVRACGSFTLDQGRWARLRPGEEVPQ is encoded by the coding sequence ATGTGCATCTGTGTGGACTGCCGCTGGGTCGATCGTTGTCAGGCCTATCACGCGGTTGAGCGTCAGCATGGTGCCGTGCATCTCTGCGAGGCCCCGCAGATGAAGCCTGTTGAACCGAGGATTCACATCAGTGTGCATGACCTTCCCCATGGGCAGGTCGGCGTTGAATGGGATGTGCGTGCCTGCGGAAGCTTCACCCTCGATCAAGGACGATGGGCGAGGTTGCGCCCTGGTGAAGAGGTGCCTCAATGA
- the devC gene encoding ABC transporter permease DevC produces MTRGGGWKSRLNWHDLPLAWLQLKRQPVRYLVAVTGIGFAALLMYMQLGFQSGLLKSATTFYNALDTDLVLISPATVNSGSYQQFPQSQLFQALGLRGIKETIPLYIANINAQQLGGVKPTSLRMIGYDPDLTVLNVPEINAQSDQLKTPGFVLFDTLGIAIKTGPVGKTFKADGPLDMILSNFEKTFRIKGLFQLGSTFVADSNLIGSEATALQLASRQINLGEISLGLVRVNNQSEIPRIQRDLKSLYGNELQVLTKPELISQERDYWNNVSSFGVIFGFGTIMGLLVGGVVVYQVLYTDVSDHLKEYATLKAMGFSDQFILIVVIQEAVLLGASAFIPATILSAILYAALTAVSGIQLQMTFDKSLLVGALTISVCAIASAIAIRKLSDADPASVF; encoded by the coding sequence ATGACACGCGGTGGGGGATGGAAATCGCGGCTGAACTGGCACGATCTGCCTTTGGCTTGGCTGCAGCTAAAACGCCAGCCGGTCCGTTACCTGGTTGCCGTCACCGGGATCGGTTTCGCTGCATTGCTGATGTACATGCAGCTCGGCTTTCAGTCCGGTTTGCTAAAAAGCGCCACCACGTTTTACAACGCGCTCGACACCGACCTGGTACTGATTAGCCCTGCCACCGTCAACAGCGGCAGTTACCAACAGTTCCCACAATCCCAGCTGTTTCAAGCCCTAGGCCTACGCGGCATCAAGGAAACCATTCCTCTTTACATTGCCAACATCAACGCTCAACAGCTTGGCGGGGTCAAACCAACGTCGCTGCGGATGATCGGCTACGACCCTGATCTCACGGTCTTGAATGTTCCCGAGATCAACGCACAAAGCGATCAGCTCAAAACGCCGGGATTTGTTCTCTTCGACACACTCGGCATTGCCATCAAAACAGGCCCTGTAGGCAAAACCTTTAAGGCCGATGGTCCACTCGACATGATTTTGTCCAACTTCGAGAAGACCTTCCGCATCAAGGGGCTATTCCAACTGGGTTCAACCTTTGTTGCAGACAGCAATTTGATTGGTAGTGAGGCGACAGCCTTACAGCTTGCGTCAAGACAAATCAACCTTGGCGAAATTTCCTTAGGGCTAGTTCGAGTCAACAATCAATCCGAAATACCCAGAATCCAGAGAGACTTAAAATCGCTTTATGGAAATGAGCTACAGGTCCTCACCAAACCAGAGCTAATCAGCCAAGAGCGGGACTATTGGAATAATGTTTCGTCTTTTGGCGTCATTTTCGGTTTCGGAACAATCATGGGACTTCTCGTGGGAGGTGTGGTTGTTTACCAAGTGCTCTATACCGATGTCAGCGATCACCTCAAGGAGTACGCCACGCTCAAAGCCATGGGATTTTCCGATCAATTTATTTTGATCGTAGTCATCCAGGAAGCAGTCCTCCTCGGAGCTTCCGCATTCATCCCCGCGACGATTCTCAGTGCCATTCTCTACGCAGCGCTGACAGCAGTATCCGGCATCCAATTACAAATGACTTTTGACAAATCTCTGCTGGTTGGCGCACTCACCATCAGCGTCTGCGCCATTGCATCCGCCATCGCAATCCGCAAATTGAGCGATGCCGATCCGGCGTCTGTTTTCTGA
- a CDS encoding RNA-binding protein, with protein sequence MSVRLYIGNLPQNFESKELEAQLTSVGEGVRFKAVFDRETGACRGFGFANIDDEKVADAVIEQFNGKEFNGNALRVERSERRDNNSGGGRRPGQNGGGHAPGSARKAVNKVVHSDAKAEDGPDPRWAGELAKLKDLLGNQKTAV encoded by the coding sequence ATGAGCGTGCGTCTTTACATCGGCAATTTGCCGCAGAATTTTGAAAGCAAAGAGCTTGAAGCTCAGCTCACCAGCGTGGGGGAAGGCGTCCGCTTCAAAGCTGTTTTCGACAGGGAGACCGGAGCTTGTCGTGGTTTTGGCTTCGCCAACATCGATGATGAGAAAGTCGCCGATGCTGTGATCGAACAGTTCAACGGAAAGGAGTTCAACGGCAACGCCCTTCGTGTCGAACGCTCTGAACGACGCGACAACAACAGTGGTGGTGGTCGTCGCCCCGGTCAGAACGGGGGAGGTCATGCTCCTGGCTCAGCCCGCAAGGCTGTCAATAAAGTGGTCCACAGCGATGCAAAAGCTGAGGACGGCCCTGATCCTCGCTGGGCAGGAGAACTCGCCAAACTCAAGGATTTACTCGGGAATCAAAAAACAGCCGTTTGA
- a CDS encoding beta-ketoacyl-ACP synthase III, with the protein MTDATRLDLLLAGQSPQVLGVALIGSGSAQAAQVISNDQLSQRVDTNDEWIRTRTGIGRRRVSGAGQTLVDLASEAGRNALTMAGRSPQDLDLILLATSTPDDLFGSAPRVQADLGATNAVAFDLTAACSGFLFALVTAAQYLRTGAMRRALVIGADQLSRFVDWDDRRSCVLFGDGAGAVVLEATDQDGLLGFLLQSDGSRGAVLNLPAIGAASPLVDGAEHRAGGFQPIVMNGQEVYKFAVREVPAVLQSLLKRCDVSPDQLDWLLLHQANQRILDAVADRLSVPSAKVLSNLAEYGNTSAATIPLMLDEAVRDGRVCSGDLLASSGFGAGLSWGAALLRWQGPA; encoded by the coding sequence TTGACTGACGCCACCCGCTTGGATCTTCTCTTGGCTGGACAATCACCGCAGGTTCTTGGCGTGGCCCTGATCGGCAGCGGCAGCGCACAGGCAGCACAGGTGATCAGCAACGATCAGCTCAGCCAGAGGGTTGATACCAATGATGAATGGATCCGCACACGCACGGGCATCGGTCGTCGCAGAGTCAGCGGTGCAGGTCAGACCCTGGTCGATCTTGCTTCGGAGGCAGGTCGAAACGCCCTGACCATGGCCGGTCGATCTCCCCAGGATCTTGACCTCATTCTCCTGGCCACCTCCACACCCGATGATCTGTTCGGTTCAGCCCCAAGAGTGCAGGCCGACCTCGGCGCGACCAATGCTGTTGCCTTCGACCTCACGGCTGCATGCAGCGGTTTTCTGTTTGCACTGGTCACGGCAGCGCAGTACCTGCGAACGGGCGCGATGCGCCGTGCCCTGGTGATCGGTGCGGACCAGCTCAGCCGCTTCGTTGACTGGGACGACCGCCGCAGTTGTGTGTTGTTTGGCGATGGCGCCGGAGCCGTCGTTCTGGAAGCCACGGATCAGGATGGACTCCTCGGTTTTCTGCTTCAGAGCGACGGGTCGCGCGGCGCCGTTCTCAATTTGCCAGCCATTGGCGCCGCCTCTCCCCTCGTCGATGGGGCCGAGCACCGTGCAGGTGGGTTTCAGCCGATCGTGATGAACGGCCAGGAGGTGTATAAGTTCGCGGTCCGAGAGGTTCCCGCTGTCCTCCAGTCACTCTTGAAGCGCTGCGACGTTTCACCCGATCAACTGGACTGGCTCCTGCTCCATCAAGCCAACCAACGCATCCTCGATGCAGTCGCGGATCGACTGTCGGTTCCCAGCGCCAAGGTTCTGAGCAACCTGGCGGAATACGGAAACACCTCGGCAGCCACCATCCCATTGATGCTCGACGAGGCTGTGCGCGATGGACGGGTTTGCTCCGGCGATCTTTTGGCCAGTAGCGGGTTTGGTGCCGGGCTGAGTTGGGGAGCAGCCCTACTTCGCTGGCAGGGGCCCGCGTAG
- a CDS encoding CCA tRNA nucleotidyltransferase: MPNGSSADTILTMDPERLPGLLWHRLEPDRWPLKPSQLPEGAVLVGGAVRDGLLNRLPPCPDLDLVIPGAVLGTVQRLAKDHGGVCVVLDEQRDMARLVLKGWTIDFARFEGDDLIEDLFRRDFKLNAIALSLSDPQQLIDPTGGIQDLQNGLICAIRESNLRDDPLRLLRALRLMAELDMRIDSDTLAMVQANSPLLRHSAPERIQAELLRLVAAPAADEAIALLQSLALLNPWSPPDVEHSHSTLGRALIADLSMTLEEQTLALPLARLTGLLSDPGLKSLRFSRRQIQRCSRLRYWQERIGVGGSGNLNETERLRLHQDLEADLPALVLCWPKQCRDEWMQRWRDPKDPLFHPCSPLDGDTLQQELSLEPGPRLGALILHLTTAHAYGRISTREQALDEARRWLHRPPSTSESSRRCD; the protein is encoded by the coding sequence ATGCCCAACGGTTCCAGTGCGGACACCATTCTGACGATGGATCCAGAGCGACTGCCTGGCCTGCTCTGGCACCGACTCGAGCCGGATCGATGGCCTCTCAAACCCTCTCAGCTACCTGAAGGAGCGGTTCTGGTTGGCGGAGCGGTTCGCGACGGTTTGTTGAACCGATTGCCCCCCTGCCCTGACCTCGATCTGGTAATCCCTGGTGCGGTGCTGGGCACCGTCCAACGCCTCGCCAAGGATCACGGTGGCGTGTGTGTGGTGCTGGACGAACAGCGAGACATGGCTCGGCTGGTACTGAAGGGCTGGACGATCGATTTCGCCAGGTTCGAGGGAGATGACCTAATCGAGGATCTCTTCCGACGCGACTTCAAACTCAACGCCATTGCACTGAGTCTGTCGGATCCCCAGCAACTGATCGACCCCACGGGGGGCATCCAAGATCTTCAGAACGGGCTGATCTGTGCAATCCGAGAGAGCAATCTCCGCGATGACCCCTTGCGCTTGCTGCGCGCACTGCGCTTGATGGCCGAACTGGACATGCGCATTGATTCAGACACCCTGGCCATGGTGCAAGCCAACAGCCCATTGCTGAGGCATTCGGCCCCGGAACGAATTCAGGCCGAATTACTGCGACTCGTGGCTGCTCCCGCTGCCGACGAGGCGATTGCACTCCTGCAGTCGTTGGCACTTCTCAACCCATGGAGTCCACCAGACGTGGAGCATTCGCACTCCACCCTGGGCCGAGCGCTGATCGCGGACTTATCAATGACGCTGGAGGAGCAAACGCTGGCCCTACCACTGGCTCGGTTAACAGGACTGCTGAGCGATCCAGGACTGAAGTCGCTTCGCTTCAGCCGCCGACAGATCCAACGATGTTCCAGGCTGCGTTACTGGCAGGAACGCATCGGTGTTGGCGGCAGTGGCAACTTGAACGAAACCGAGAGGCTTCGCCTGCATCAGGACCTCGAGGCTGATCTTCCAGCCCTGGTTCTTTGCTGGCCGAAGCAATGCAGAGACGAATGGATGCAGCGGTGGCGAGACCCGAAAGACCCGCTGTTTCATCCCTGCTCCCCATTGGACGGCGACACCCTGCAACAGGAGCTCTCTCTCGAGCCAGGTCCAAGGCTTGGAGCCTTGATCCTGCACCTCACAACGGCTCACGCCTATGGTCGGATTTCAACGCGTGAGCAGGCCCTCGACGAGGCCCGCCGATGGCTCCACCGGCCTCCATCGACAAGCGAGTCGAGCAGGCGCTGTGATTAA
- a CDS encoding 1-acyl-sn-glycerol-3-phosphate acyltransferase: MILTPRPSLTYRLVSGVLVFPLFRLLFRGSTRGNEQVPMQGPLVVVANHGSHLDPPLLGHALGRPVAFMAKAELFRIPLLGPLIRACGAYPVKRGASDREAIRTATARLQEGWAIGVFLDGTRQPDGRVNHPMPGAALLSARSGAPLLPVAILNSHRALGTGRSWPRLVPVQLRIGEPIPAPTSRRKPDLEAATIELQRRINALLDQG; encoded by the coding sequence CTGATCTTGACGCCACGACCGAGTCTCACCTACCGGCTTGTGAGCGGAGTGCTGGTCTTTCCGCTATTCCGGCTGCTGTTCCGAGGAAGTACCCGCGGGAATGAGCAAGTCCCCATGCAGGGTCCTCTTGTGGTGGTGGCCAACCATGGTTCCCATCTCGATCCACCCCTGTTGGGGCATGCCCTGGGGCGTCCTGTGGCCTTCATGGCGAAGGCGGAACTCTTCCGTATTCCCCTGCTGGGCCCTCTGATCCGGGCCTGCGGGGCCTACCCCGTGAAACGTGGCGCCAGTGACCGAGAAGCAATCCGCACCGCCACAGCCCGCCTTCAGGAAGGATGGGCGATTGGCGTGTTCCTGGATGGAACGCGCCAGCCAGACGGCCGTGTCAATCACCCCATGCCCGGAGCGGCCCTGCTGTCCGCTCGTTCAGGAGCACCGCTTCTGCCCGTGGCCATCCTCAACAGTCATCGGGCCCTGGGCACGGGGCGAAGCTGGCCCAGGTTGGTGCCCGTCCAGCTGCGCATCGGTGAGCCGATCCCTGCCCCCACAAGCCGCCGCAAACCCGACCTGGAGGCCGCCACCATCGAACTCCAACGCAGGATCAATGCCCTGCTCGATCAGGGCTGA
- a CDS encoding HlyD family efflux transporter periplasmic adaptor subunit — MTEQPARRGVIRGTLITLGVVAVGALGWTAFKPKPTPKPVVSRPQQVTALGRLMPEGGLVPLSIPAGTAGGNEVVQQWFAGEGDPIRKGQALVRLSSFQELQAAVVQAQSKLQSTGALLPFLKISQSRGKELFQGGAISEEELAKTTASILEKQADVEGARASLVQAQSQLKAAEVRSPLDGRLIRIYSWPGMKESEEGLAVVGRTGSMQAWVQVFQTDVERLRIGQKASITAETGGFPGKVQGTLKSIIGKVSERDLFAVAANNDVNARVVLVKLDLEPSPDLQLDRLSGLNVTARFEP; from the coding sequence ATGACAGAGCAGCCCGCACGACGCGGCGTCATCCGCGGCACGTTGATCACGCTTGGGGTTGTTGCCGTTGGCGCGCTTGGCTGGACGGCTTTCAAACCCAAGCCCACGCCCAAACCCGTGGTGAGTCGTCCTCAGCAGGTCACGGCCCTCGGACGCCTGATGCCCGAGGGAGGCCTGGTGCCGCTCTCAATCCCCGCCGGAACAGCAGGGGGCAACGAAGTGGTTCAGCAATGGTTTGCGGGAGAGGGAGACCCCATTCGCAAGGGTCAAGCGCTCGTCAGGCTCAGCAGCTTTCAGGAGCTGCAGGCCGCTGTCGTCCAAGCCCAGTCCAAGCTTCAATCCACTGGAGCTTTGCTGCCGTTCCTCAAGATCAGCCAGAGCCGAGGCAAGGAGCTGTTTCAGGGAGGTGCAATCTCGGAAGAGGAGCTTGCAAAAACAACCGCAAGCATTTTGGAAAAGCAAGCTGACGTTGAGGGAGCTCGCGCATCCCTTGTTCAAGCCCAAAGCCAGTTGAAAGCCGCGGAGGTTCGCTCACCACTGGATGGTCGCCTAATCAGGATTTACAGCTGGCCAGGGATGAAGGAGAGCGAGGAAGGGCTTGCAGTCGTGGGCCGCACAGGGTCAATGCAAGCCTGGGTCCAGGTCTTCCAGACAGACGTTGAGCGTTTACGGATCGGACAGAAAGCCTCGATCACCGCTGAGACAGGCGGTTTTCCCGGAAAAGTTCAGGGCACACTCAAGTCCATTATCGGCAAGGTCTCAGAACGTGATTTGTTTGCGGTCGCGGCCAACAACGATGTCAATGCACGGGTGGTTCTCGTGAAACTCGATCTCGAGCCGAGCCCTGACCTCCAATTGGATCGTCTCAGCGGCCTCAATGTGACAGCGCGCTTCGAGCCATGA
- a CDS encoding YdcF family protein, with the protein MGLGIRSLLLVSALVGGAALATPLRPFTKAALTRQNPQRILVLGGDADRERIGLRLARQLELPLVVSGGTNPEYAQWLMEHEGLGKNEVRLDYRAQDTLGNFTSLVDELEGEGVEHVLLVTSEDHLPRAMIVGGIVAGSRGIRLTGVPVSCAERCRTESMGKRWGDGLRALAWVISGRDLKPWALRQWPELFSQP; encoded by the coding sequence ATGGGCCTTGGCATCCGCTCCCTCCTGTTGGTTTCAGCGTTGGTGGGCGGAGCCGCTCTCGCGACGCCACTTCGGCCTTTCACCAAGGCAGCGCTGACCCGGCAAAATCCGCAGAGAATTCTTGTGCTGGGTGGTGATGCAGATCGAGAACGCATCGGTTTACGGTTGGCTCGCCAACTGGAGTTGCCGCTGGTGGTCAGCGGCGGAACCAATCCTGAGTACGCCCAATGGTTGATGGAGCATGAGGGACTGGGGAAGAACGAGGTTCGACTTGATTACCGGGCGCAAGACACGCTCGGCAATTTCACCTCACTCGTCGATGAGCTGGAGGGTGAGGGGGTTGAGCATGTGTTGTTGGTGACCAGTGAGGATCATTTGCCTCGCGCCATGATTGTTGGGGGGATCGTGGCCGGCAGCCGTGGAATCCGCTTGACGGGCGTGCCGGTGAGCTGTGCCGAGCGATGCCGAACGGAAAGCATGGGAAAACGGTGGGGTGATGGCCTCCGCGCCCTGGCCTGGGTGATCAGTGGGCGTGATCTGAAGCCCTGGGCACTTCGGCAATGGCCCGAACTCTTCTCTCAGCCCTGA
- a CDS encoding ATP-binding cassette domain-containing protein: protein MQNPSPNTPVIRTENLCHSYGKGELRTQILHDLTFDVRRGEITLLVGPSGSGKSTLLTLIGALRSVEEGSIQVLGQELNGADETVLMQTRRRIGFIFQSHNLVSSLTVLQNVQILLQLTEPQPQKRRDKAVALLEAVGLSHRLHHFPEELSGGQRQRVAIARALAPEPELVLADEPTASLDSRSGQDVVELLGNLCRDRGSAVLLVTHDLRLLNDADRIWAIEDGRVKAWTESSGNVVQTH, encoded by the coding sequence ATGCAGAACCCCTCTCCGAACACACCAGTGATCCGAACGGAGAACCTTTGTCACAGCTATGGCAAAGGGGAGTTGCGGACCCAAATCCTGCACGATCTGACATTCGATGTGCGCCGTGGTGAAATCACCCTGTTGGTCGGCCCCTCAGGCAGCGGAAAGAGCACGCTCCTGACCCTGATTGGAGCCCTTAGATCGGTAGAAGAAGGATCAATTCAAGTTCTTGGCCAGGAACTGAACGGTGCTGATGAAACGGTATTGATGCAGACACGGCGGAGGATCGGCTTCATCTTCCAAAGCCACAACCTGGTGTCTTCACTGACCGTGCTGCAGAACGTACAAATCCTGCTTCAGCTCACGGAACCGCAACCGCAGAAGCGCCGTGACAAGGCCGTAGCCTTACTGGAGGCTGTGGGACTGAGCCACCGGCTGCATCATTTCCCCGAAGAACTGTCAGGAGGTCAGCGACAGCGGGTGGCGATTGCTAGGGCTCTTGCCCCCGAACCCGAATTGGTGCTTGCGGACGAGCCGACAGCATCCCTCGACAGCCGGTCTGGCCAGGATGTAGTGGAACTTCTCGGTAACCTCTGCCGCGATCGTGGCAGTGCTGTACTCCTGGTGACACACGATCTCAGACTGCTCAATGACGCTGACCGCATCTGGGCCATTGAAGATGGCCGCGTCAAAGCGTGGACTGAATCCAGCGGCAATGTCGTGCAGACTCACTGA
- the plsX gene encoding phosphate acyltransferase PlsX has product MPPKDPELNPASTPRNKPRRSKAVRRLVIWYRRNAAVTSLVGTATTSANAAGSMAGSVTSMAGSMLQPVMDPLRRLQGGLPGEDIEINDQERIWVAVDGMGGDHAPAPILEGCLQAIERLAVRIRFVGETDRILKAAAASGLTEALNAAMDAGHLELIRSGPSVEMHEEATVVRRKRDASINVAMDLVKRGEAKAVYSAGNSGAVMASAIFRLGRLTGIDRPAIGALFPTKDPGQPVLVLDVGANMDCKPTYLHQFALLGNIYSRDVLQVAQPRIGLLNIGEEECKGNDLALSTYTLLKEESRLHFAGNCEGRDVLSGAFDVVVCDGFTGNVLLKFLESVGSVLLGVLKAELPRGRRGKVGSAFLRSNLKRIKKRLDHAEHGGALLLGVNGICVIGHGSSKALSVVSALRLAHSAASHGVMEDLAALSQQTTVQA; this is encoded by the coding sequence TTGCCTCCGAAGGACCCTGAGCTGAACCCAGCCTCCACACCGCGGAACAAGCCCCGCCGCTCCAAGGCGGTGCGCCGTCTGGTGATCTGGTATCGGCGCAATGCTGCTGTGACCAGCCTTGTTGGCACGGCGACGACCTCGGCCAATGCCGCAGGCTCCATGGCCGGATCCGTGACCTCCATGGCCGGATCCATGCTGCAACCGGTGATGGATCCCCTCCGCCGCCTGCAAGGCGGCCTGCCCGGTGAAGACATCGAGATCAACGACCAGGAGAGGATCTGGGTCGCTGTGGATGGCATGGGCGGTGACCATGCTCCCGCGCCAATCCTGGAAGGCTGCCTGCAAGCCATCGAACGGCTGGCCGTACGCATTCGATTCGTCGGTGAGACGGATCGAATCCTCAAGGCTGCGGCGGCCTCAGGCCTCACCGAAGCATTGAATGCTGCGATGGATGCCGGTCATCTCGAACTGATCAGGAGTGGGCCGTCAGTCGAAATGCATGAAGAAGCCACGGTTGTGCGTCGCAAACGCGACGCCAGCATCAATGTGGCCATGGACCTCGTGAAACGCGGTGAGGCCAAGGCGGTGTATTCCGCTGGAAATTCAGGCGCTGTGATGGCATCGGCCATTTTTCGGCTGGGACGCCTCACGGGAATTGACCGGCCAGCCATCGGCGCCCTCTTCCCAACCAAAGACCCCGGACAGCCAGTCCTAGTGCTTGATGTGGGCGCCAACATGGACTGCAAGCCCACTTACCTCCATCAGTTCGCGCTTCTGGGCAACATCTACAGCCGCGATGTTCTGCAGGTTGCTCAGCCCAGAATCGGACTGCTCAACATCGGCGAGGAAGAGTGCAAAGGCAATGACCTGGCACTCAGCACCTACACGCTCCTGAAAGAGGAGTCTCGCTTGCACTTCGCCGGCAATTGCGAGGGCCGGGACGTGCTCTCCGGAGCGTTCGATGTCGTGGTGTGCGACGGCTTCACAGGCAATGTCCTTCTCAAGTTCCTTGAATCCGTCGGAAGCGTGCTGTTGGGAGTGCTCAAGGCCGAACTCCCGAGGGGCCGTCGCGGCAAGGTTGGCTCAGCCTTTCTGCGCAGCAATCTCAAACGCATCAAGAAACGACTGGATCACGCCGAGCATGGTGGTGCTCTTCTTCTTGGGGTGAATGGCATCTGTGTGATTGGCCATGGCAGCAGCAAGGCCCTGTCCGTTGTCAGTGCCCTGCGCCTGGCCCATTCAGCCGCCAGCCATGGCGTGATGGAGGATCTCGCTGCGCTCAGCCAGCAAACGACGGTGCAAGCCTGA
- the tsaB gene encoding tRNA (adenosine(37)-N6)-threonylcarbamoyltransferase complex dimerization subunit type 1 TsaB, producing the protein MSDWVLALHSSSETLGLAMVSARAPLSSANVLCHPMGRALTNALPSVLEEVLPVSEWPGIRRLAVATGPGGFTGTRLTVVLARTLAQQLQCPLDGLSSFLLMAPRLQLELPAAQRGEPFSIVQVLPRRGRVAGRYQVRDGWNQDNATCAETDLRELKVPVLLDDAEQPAPALTMAVDVGCDVLQLLRLCQDRHASHASGPWDAVLPIYPTSPVGAV; encoded by the coding sequence ATGAGCGACTGGGTCCTAGCACTGCACAGCTCATCGGAAACCCTGGGTCTGGCCATGGTCTCTGCGCGGGCACCCCTCAGCTCGGCGAATGTTCTCTGCCATCCCATGGGGCGTGCGCTGACGAATGCGCTTCCCTCCGTGCTGGAGGAGGTCTTGCCGGTGTCTGAATGGCCTGGAATTCGTCGCCTGGCTGTGGCCACAGGCCCTGGGGGATTCACAGGCACCCGGTTGACGGTCGTGCTGGCTCGCACGCTGGCTCAACAGCTCCAATGTCCTCTCGATGGCTTGAGCAGCTTTCTATTAATGGCCCCGCGTCTGCAGCTTGAGCTTCCTGCTGCGCAGCGAGGTGAACCTTTCTCCATTGTTCAGGTTCTGCCTCGGCGGGGTCGGGTCGCCGGGCGTTATCAGGTGCGTGACGGCTGGAACCAAGACAACGCGACTTGCGCGGAGACGGATCTCAGGGAACTGAAGGTTCCGGTGCTGCTTGATGACGCTGAGCAGCCGGCCCCTGCGCTGACCATGGCCGTCGATGTGGGGTGTGATGTGCTTCAACTGCTGCGCCTCTGTCAGGATCGCCATGCAAGCCATGCATCGGGTCCCTGGGACGCCGTGCTGCCGATTTACCCCACCTCCCCGGTGGGAGCCGTGTGA
- a CDS encoding cyclic nucleotide-binding domain-containing protein, which yields MRRFAVEQGDYIYKADQDSSAIYLVKSGSVEMTTLYPETGEGVDETHGPGHVFGEVEIIDSRPRIANARAARSCQIVEIPKEELMEILYEKPEKSLILGKSTFEHLRSLYDDASIDSDLERLREEMHVSIRDAVVAHESRVLKSHNGMAAIAVPIILLVVLAVGSYWFFHRA from the coding sequence ATGCGCAGGTTTGCGGTTGAACAGGGCGATTACATCTACAAGGCTGATCAAGACAGCTCAGCCATCTATCTAGTGAAATCCGGATCCGTGGAGATGACCACGCTCTATCCGGAGACCGGGGAGGGCGTGGACGAGACCCATGGGCCTGGGCACGTCTTTGGGGAGGTTGAGATCATTGATAGTCGACCTCGCATTGCCAATGCGCGTGCTGCAAGGTCATGCCAGATCGTTGAGATTCCGAAAGAAGAGCTCATGGAGATCCTTTATGAGAAGCCCGAGAAGAGTCTGATCCTTGGAAAGTCGACTTTTGAACATCTTCGATCTCTTTACGATGACGCCTCGATTGATTCTGACCTCGAGCGTCTAAGAGAGGAAATGCATGTGAGCATTCGTGATGCGGTCGTCGCCCACGAATCCAGGGTCCTCAAGAGCCACAATGGAATGGCTGCGATCGCTGTGCCAATTATTTTGTTGGTTGTTCTCGCTGTTGGCTCCTATTGGTTCTTCCACAGGGCTTAA
- the fabD gene encoding ACP S-malonyltransferase, which produces MSIAWVFPGQGSQKVGMADPVLSLPGAEERFAMASRLLGRDLLAICRGEPGDAGDPVDLNDTRNTQPALFVVESLIVDELRRQGREPALVAGHSLGELVALYAADVFDAATGLELMQRRSELMAAAGGGAMAAVIGFERSELDDLVNATEGVVIANDNSAAQVVLSGTADAVAAVGEALTCKRLIPLAVSGAFHSPFMQDAADAFSQHLNDLAFEDARFPVLSNTDPTPCMDAAELKRRLQRQMITGVRWRETMLAMTEAGVETLVEVGPGAVLSGLAKRAMPGVTLSQLAGAGDLGL; this is translated from the coding sequence ATGTCGATCGCCTGGGTGTTTCCTGGTCAGGGGTCTCAGAAAGTCGGAATGGCTGATCCGGTCCTCAGCCTTCCTGGTGCCGAAGAGCGCTTTGCGATGGCATCCAGGCTGCTGGGCCGCGATTTACTGGCGATTTGTCGCGGTGAACCAGGGGATGCTGGTGATCCTGTGGATTTGAACGACACGCGCAATACCCAGCCTGCGCTGTTCGTGGTCGAATCACTGATTGTGGATGAGCTGCGCCGTCAGGGTCGCGAGCCTGCCCTGGTCGCAGGTCACAGCCTCGGTGAACTGGTTGCCCTCTATGCCGCTGATGTCTTCGATGCTGCGACCGGTCTTGAACTGATGCAGCGCCGGTCTGAACTGATGGCTGCAGCTGGCGGAGGAGCGATGGCCGCCGTCATCGGTTTCGAGCGCAGCGAGCTCGACGACCTTGTGAACGCAACAGAAGGCGTGGTGATCGCCAACGACAACAGTGCGGCCCAGGTGGTGTTGTCAGGCACAGCAGACGCCGTGGCGGCGGTTGGAGAGGCCCTCACCTGCAAACGATTGATCCCCCTGGCTGTATCTGGAGCCTTTCATTCGCCCTTCATGCAGGACGCGGCGGATGCCTTCTCGCAACACCTCAATGATCTCGCGTTTGAGGATGCCCGCTTCCCAGTCCTGAGCAACACGGACCCCACCCCCTGCATGGATGCGGCTGAGCTCAAGCGCCGCCTGCAACGGCAAATGATCACAGGTGTTCGCTGGCGTGAAACCATGCTCGCGATGACCGAAGCCGGAGTGGAGACCCTGGTGGAAGTCGGCCCAGGGGCTGTTCTCAGTGGGCTTGCCAAACGCGCCATGCCCGGGGTCACGCTGTCCCAGCTTGCTGGAGCTGGCGATCTCGGTCTCTAA